The following proteins are co-located in the Plasmodium vinckei vinckei genome assembly, chromosome: PVVCY_11 genome:
- a CDS encoding exosome complex component RRP45, putative produces MKTCKNNTNFFWCNLKNKLRLDGRNFDDSRNISIYFLGEYGNVEVSIGNTKVVCKITSEIVKPYDKKPNEGIIKINLDIESFSTFNDISKITDECLEIKNLIERIFKASNILNFESLCIIPHKKVWCLLINITVIENDGNLYDSCYLSAYSALVHFRNNSVNIDNAGNVIIDEDEVNYSSLSVHNSPILTTFAYFSFDEICLVDPSSYEEEFMSSILSIAINKNGNLISILKPGGLPISYDKILQGIELAKKRVKSILKILEDALKEDNELRNNLKKKNLHIKYSSNPVHIKYDGDDIVEKSLDVTINQTIINNLNIDKIVKKYEQYMLSNPDNFTSDDINSTMEKNNNEETKFMSSNSMHNKQYTIDQELRRLKEENIIKSENYFHRIPNYNTNLNIHTNEDDNNQDINNTKIKRQEFEDNKLNLHTIKMVKSNKIPNNEEIKFSSAISQGMQNKDSHYNLMDNKVLNTNLEDEKKNLKIKEQSKISNYESDESSDIDFSVAINQKLKKQNSKKK; encoded by the coding sequence atgaagacctgtaaaaataatacaaactttttttggtgtaacttaaaaaataaattacgATTGGATGGACGTAATTTTGATGACTCACGAAATATAtcgatatattttttgggaGAATATGGAAATGTTGAAGTGTCTATTGGTAATACAAAAGTAGTATGTAAAATAACAAGTGAAATAGTTAAGccatatgataaaaaaccTAATGaaggaataataaaaataaatttagatATAGAAAGTTTTAGTACATTTAATGATATATCCAAAATAACAGATGAATGtttagaaataaaaaatttaattgaaagaatatttaaagctagtaatattttaaattttgaatCTCTTTGTATAATACcacataaaaaagtatggtgtttattaattaatattacagtaatagaaaatgatggaaatttatatgattcCTGTTATTTATCAGCATATAGTGCTTTAGTACATTTTAGAAATAACAGTGTTAATATTGATAATGCAGGAAATGTAATTATAGATGAAGACGAAGTTAATTATTCCTCTTTATCTGTACATAATTCTCCAATTTTAACAACCTTTGCATATTTTAGTTTTGATGAAATTTGTCTTGTTGACCCATCATCATATGAAGAAGAATTTATGTCATCAATATTATCTATTgctattaataaaaatggtaacCTAATAAGTATATTAAAACCTGGTGGGTTACCAATTTcttatgataaaatattacaagGTATTGAATTAGCAAAAAAGAGAGTTAAatctattttaaaaatattagagGACGCATTAAAAGAGGATAATGAATTgagaaataatttaaaaaaaaaaaatttacatataaaatattctagTAATCCTGtccatataaaatatgatggGGATGATATTGTAGAAAAATCATTAGATGTTACAATTAAtcaaacaataataaataatctgaacattgataaaattgtgaaaaaatatgaacagtACATGCTTTCAAATCCAGACAATTTTACTAGTGATGATATTAATTCAActatggaaaaaaataataatgaagaaacaaaatttatgaGTAGTAATTCAATGCATAATAAGCAATATACTATCGATCAAGAATTGAGGAGattaaaagaagaaaatataataaagagtgaaaattattttcatcgaATTCCAAATTATAACaccaatttaaatattcatacTAATGAAGATGATAACAATcaagatataaataatacaaaaataaagagaCAAGAATTTgaagataataaattaaatctACATACTATTAAAATGGTGAAATCAAATAAGATTCCAAACAATgaggaaataaaattctCAAGTGCAATATCTCAAGGTATGCAAAATAAAGACTCccattataatttaatggACAATAAAGTcttaaatacaaatttggaggatgaaaaaaaaaacttaaaaattaaagaacaAAGTAAAATATCAAATTATGAAAGTGATGAATCGTCTGATATAGATTTTTCTGTTGCAATCAaccaaaaattaaagaaacagaattctaaaaaaaagtga